Proteins encoded together in one Antennarius striatus isolate MH-2024 chromosome 13, ASM4005453v1, whole genome shotgun sequence window:
- the LOC137605751 gene encoding uncharacterized protein yields the protein MPLSKEKDRERKRLARQRMTAEQQEKQKEKARQGMKKTRQRMTEEEQEAERKRARERMKKTRQRMTEEEQQAERQKARERKKKARQRMKEEEQEAKRKEASVSQRQAHHTMTEEEQEAEVEMVGKKMTNAQQTGTEEEQEAETEEASVSETVDQLML from the coding sequence ATGCCACTCAGCAAAGAGAAAgatagagaaagaaagaggctGGCACGTCAGAGGATGACTGCAGAACAACAggagaaacagaaggagaaggCGAGACAGGGTATGAAGAAGACTCGACAGAGAATGactgaagaagaacaagaagctgagaggaagagggcgagagagaggatgaagaagactcGACAGAGAATGACTGAGGAAGAACAACAAGCTGAGCGGCAGAaggcgagagagagaaagaagaaggcCCGACAGaggatgaaagaagaagaacaagaagctAAGAGgaaggaggccagtgtgagtcaGAGGCAGGCCCACCACACAATGactgaagaagaacaagaagctgAGGTGGAGATGGTGGGAAAGAAGATGACGAACGCTCAACAGACAGGGactgaagaagaacaagaagctgAGACggaggaggccagtgtgagtgagaccgtaGATCAGCTgatgctttga